The genomic segment ctGTTCAGttctcaaaaaaaaagaaactcgATCGGTAAAATGAAAGTTAACGTCCACTTTAAAATGAGTTGTTTTCAGTCTTATTttctagctgtgtgtgtgtgtgtgtgtattattttaCCTTAACTGTAGCTGATGAATTCACTTTCCGTTGCCCTACAAGGTAAACAATTAAAGCTCATGTTACACACGGTCAGTGTTCAGTGAATCAACTCCTAGAGACGAGTAAAGACTTACTGTGTGTCTTCAGtataaaccaaatgatcaaGGTCATCATTACTATGAAGATCAACAAAGCCAGAGGGATGATGAGCTTCTTCAGGTCAACTTTATCACTGCTGTAagatacagtagtgtgtgttttagctaGTTGTTATAATTGTACATTATCCTCTGTCTCTGTATGAACAGATTTCATGTCTGACCTCTTCCCTTCATGTTTAAATGTGGTAAAGGTCTGGTTTTCTCTAACAGTGGTGTGATGAGTAGTAGTGGACTGATGAGTAGTGGGTGGTAAAGTGGCTATAAACAAAAAGGACAGTAGTTAGTAAGACAAGAGGACATCAGTTAGTTCTAATGTAGTTCACAGAGTTATACTGTACTTACTAGTGGAGGGTCTCTCTGTAACAGTTAGGTGCACTGGCATCTGTAAATCCCCTTTAACAAAGTAATACCAGCCGCTGCTCTCTGTGCTCAGTTCGCTCATAGTCACAGTAAAATTATCATAGGGATTCTCGTTAATGGCCCAATGTTTTCCATCAATTGAGTTTGATGTAACGGTTGCACAAGAACTGCCCAGTCTGCACCACTTTACTTCTCCAGGGTTTCTACTGTGAAACCATATTCTCATATTGTCTCCAATAAATCCTGTAATCTCCTGATGATCTGTATAGAGAGCGGGGGCGTCTTGGGGGGAAATATATACAATTAAGGAAATATAAAGAAAACCTTAATAACATGTCACTTCCTGTATATTGTTTTAAAGGATCTTACCTGTGGTGACCGACACATAAAAGGACACCCCATCATCTACTCTATTATTGATCTCCACAGCGCACCAGTAATAATCAGTGTCACTAATCGTCAGATGATTTATTGTAACAGTGAAGATCCTCTTCTTTTTGTCGTCAGAGATTGTAAACTTTCCTGAGTGATGTGCCTGGTTTGTTTTAACTTCATATGAGCAGGACGTCCAAGTGTATCCTTTACACAAGTACTTTACATTGCTGGTATATTTAGTATCATAATTACATGGGATAGTCAGGGAATGTCCTGCTTTCACTGATACTCTGTTGATTGTAGTAATGCTGTAAATACCTGAAACATACACAAAAGTACTATATTAGTGTACATAACTACTGAGCCAGAGAGAGTTATATTTATTAGATATTCATATGCATTATTTCTAAAGCAAATGGAAATGAAGTGGTCAAATATGAGCATGTGATCAGATTGTTAAGAAAGAACCTGTGACTTACGTGTAAATCCAAAGATCATGAGTAGAAAGCTGAAATAATGAGCCATGTCGCTGAGTGAACAGTCAGAgcaatgtgtttttcttcttcctaaTTCTTCTTAATGTACACGTGGGTCTGTTCTTCTTCTTGACTGAGGTAGTTGCGTTACATTGGTTGATGCTAATAATATTGCATGAAGCCAACAGCTAAATGGATCGTCAGTGTCAAAAGGAGAGTTTAAACTGAAATAGTTGtgcacataaaacaaaaaaactagtGATTTGTGAACACACACAAGGTGGCAGTGTAGCACTATGAGAAACTTCTGTTCagatcatacagtacatcattcAACACATAATATAAAAGATAAACTATGTGACAATTAATGTTTAAAAACTCTAAAACAAAGTGAATAAATTGTCATTATATTTATGTGTCATATGTTCCTGTAATGGACAACGATAAGATGCATCATGTTGACTAGAGATATGGAAGTGTCAAAATTCACACATGTGGTTGTACTAACTTCAGCATGTGGCACTTTGCATTAAGAACAGTCACTGTATGTCTATCTTCACATAGACAATACATAGACAGTACAGACTATTTATTAACACTTAAATGCTCCACTATATATGGTGAATTTATGCAGAATTTGTTAGAAACAAAAACTACAAAATATTTCCTAACTGGTGAATGATtctttgaaatgtttttcattagAAAAcatgtaaaggaaaaaaaagaaaaaccaagaaaacaaaaaaaaattatatattctAACAGTGCAAATCCAGTGAAGAACATGGTATTAATATCTATTTATAATGTATACAATTGCTCttcaaatgcaaaaataaattcaTATATTCTAAATATCTCATTTATGGATGTCTTGCTACATGATGAGTTTACTTACTTCAGCTTGTGGCACTTTAATGTGCATTAAGTCACTGTAGAAGACAAGACAGATGACATAAAATAGAGAGCTAATTAGAAGTAATTAATTAAGAATGAATTATTTGAGATCGGTTTGATTTCTGTTTTGATTCTACATTTTAAATTTTCCAAATtaatctgctgcttcttttataTACTTTTACATATTTCCATAttgtcctactgtacatttcagTTGAAGTCAGTTGTTgatttctaaaataaaaacaatgaaaaacaatccAGAAACAAAATTGCTTActttttaaatactgtatttatggaTTATTCCTGTCTTGAGCTCAGAGCTATTATGAAACTCAAATGATGCATTGcagaaaagaagaaacacagtaaaacacacaaactacaaCCCTGACTGATTTCGAATAATACACATATGCTAAACGTtagtgttggaaaaatactgcatttgatcatccatccatccattttctgaaccgcttactccctctGCATTtgatcattgaaacatatttgtgtagcatccttatctgatgagcccaatgcttgttttgtgcaggaaacatttcccacgttctgtgtgactatgcacctcccagaatgcaatacatattatgagctgaatccttgtcttctcttcagtgagaggaagttgcctttgctgtaaactgctcactccttgcaagtaaaatcctgaagaaggtctcaacttaTTGTgcctgctttatttaagatttacaaagggaactaacaatttccctaacagttAGTCTCtttcacaacaaaagcaaagtGAAGTGCCGAAAGGACAAACCTAGGGCAAGAAGcagggcttgaacctgggaaCCTGGGATTACGCAGCAACTTTCTCTTTCagaaggtactgtacagtaggtgtcatGTTTGGGCATAgctccggttttattttgaaggacttcctgtttcactcaTGTCACAGCTGCTCTCATGCAACCACCGGTCCACATCAGACACACCTGCCAGTAATCTAGTAATCAACCTCCAGCATTTAAACACCAGATTACACCactcagttgccagattgtcgcgtgtacTCACCCCTTTCCAGCGGTGTTGTAAAGCTTACCTTGtctcctgattcctgcctgctccctgcctgtacaTCTGCTGTGGAAAACCGGAAACGTACCTGACCGTTCTGACCTAGAGAAAAGGCTGATCCTCACCTGTACCGCTGCCGTGTTCATCTGTTGACGACgctgcctgtccctggactcGAGTCTGCCTGCTCGATAAAAAGCTCACCCCTGTATGACCCTGCCTTGACTACGATTGTGCAAATAAAGACTGTCATCATTCAAACTTACCAACTTGTCCGCGCTGTGCATATGGGTCCGATGTCTGCGTAACCCTGACAGTAGGACATAATGAGCATGTCTCACCACTTTTATGTTCTGCTCTAAATGTAAGACAGATTTACTCACAGCTTGAAAAACATTGTCAAGACTTATTTTAAGATCAGCTTTCACACAGGGCCCATTTAGCCTGCATCGCTTCATATCTCTATACCTTTAACCTCTGgtgacacacacataaacttTTTGTTGGTATCGTCACACCACATAAGTAAAAATCATAGTCTTCATCCATTAGATCAGAATtaagatttaaataatttattttacaaaataattagCTTTGGTTGTCAGGCATTGCAAAGTTTCCTGAATAAACTACACATGGTAGTGAGTTGTCCTTTACACAAGTACTTCACATCATTTACCGTATGTATTTTTCACGATAAAGTCACTGAATAGTAATAGAATCCCCAGCTTTCACTGACGCCTCATGTAGTGATGCTGCAAATCCCTGACAAAACCAGAGGTCGACCACTGCCCAATCTTCTTAGCAccggctccttctccttctgtggGTGGTGGGTCCACATGAAGACGATCCTATGTCAGGCGGTGCCTGGTCAGGTCCCATGGGAACAGGCCTGGCCGCCAGGGACTCGCATGAACAACTATTATCACCACAAGTATTTTAATGGCAGTGTAGTTGCATCAGAATGCTAGTGTCACATGCAATAAGCgattacatacatacacattgcATTCAGTACAGactatttattaattaatttaaatgctACATTATATATGGTGAATTCATGCAAAATTTATAGGTGaataagatttttttaaaactttttttcatTGAGAATTATGTCaaggacaaaaaagaaagaTAATAAAAAGTGTGGgtggaccgtgggtcctcgggctccagtctttcaggccgaccatcacactggggggagtgtttgcccctggatctcatggggcggacagcgttgacccacggtggcccactctgacccacggtggcccactctgacatcaggtgctgtctctgtagctgctgcagctatgcctggggggctctgtgtgggcggcttgggtcgcgacacctgccctcctggaactgaaggtgtgtgggctccctggctgctaggattctttcctctgctcgttggaggggtgtagtggccgagctcctcacatcaccctggcttccactagtggcattgttcatacaccaatgtctgcctcactctttgggtgaacaatgttaagctacagctttactaaccttgtagtgggacactcaacacctgagcacATAAACAGGCTTTGTAAACTTAGCTACTGTATAAGTActactggtacttatcactaccaatatcaataatgtgtaaatatggaaattgtgatgttgtacgtcatggctattattaagtagtatgagataatttataacaatgcatatgtgaaTCTAtatgtatgagtatgtgcacatacctcaacaatattattggtattagtattaatctcaaaggtaaatcacggtacagcagttgtttagtagct from the Betta splendens chromosome 15, fBetSpl5.4, whole genome shotgun sequence genome contains:
- the LOC114870697 gene encoding uncharacterized protein LOC114870697; this translates as MAHYFSFLLMIFGFTRIYSITTINRVSVKAGHSLTIPCNYDTKYTSNVKYLCKGYTWTSCSYEVKTNQAHHSGKFTISDDKKKRIFTVTINHLTISDTDYYWCAVEINNRVDDGVSFYVSVTTDAPALYTDHQEITGFIGDNMRIWFHSRNPGEVKWCRLGSSCATVTSNSIDGKHWAINENPYDNFTVTMSELSTESSGWYYFVKGDLQMPVHLTVTERPSTTTLPPTTHQSTTTHHTTVRENQTFTTFKHEGKSSDKVDLKKLIIPLALLIFIVMMTLIIWFILKTHRQRKVNSSATVKAEGEVTYCDVKYRRRTSVQAGSDVKYCNTGNMKVTSDQMPCSDVDVIYSSVVTKK